The Apostichopus japonicus isolate 1M-3 chromosome 20, ASM3797524v1, whole genome shotgun sequence nucleotide sequence TCTTCCCACTAATTGCTGAGAATGAATTCTGAAATGATTGTCTGACTCGAGTTGTGATATCCCCGATCGAGTTTCTGTGTTGGGTTGGCTCCATGCTTGTTAGAATAGCTGGATGGGAAAATCTTCGGGATCGGTCTGGAAAGTTATTTAGCACAGACTCGGTAGGTTTTTCTCTACCGTTCTCTAAGGAAACACGTCTTAGGGCAGAATCTCCCTTAGGTAGTGGAATATCGACACATGGAACACACTTATTGTTAAGAATTTGATTAAGATCGTCCTTTAGATTTGATTTTGGCAAGAGATGAGATTTGACTTCCCCATTGCTCTCCTCTGAGATGGAGAAAGATGTAGACCGCTCGTTTTTATAACTCTTTACATCTGCTGATATATCCAGGCTATTGTCCTCACCTTGTAGGTCACTATCATGAATCAAACCCACACGTGTAAACATTTGACTGCAGCTAGGGCAAACAATACCTCCaaattttttcatttgttcAACTTTTGCCATTCTCAGACGTCTAGGTTTTTCATTTGAACATATCTCAGACAGACACGGTGATTGAATAGTAGTGTCTGGCGTACTACGTGAGTTAAGGACTTCCACGCAAGTATCATTTTTAGTCAATGGCCTGCATTGGCAGCTATTGATCCTCACGTCGCCTTCATTTTCAATCAAGTTGTATAATCTTTTTGTGTCATTGTTGAGTCCATTTGAAGGTTGACCAAAACCATTACACATTTTCTCATGTCTGTCGTCACAATTCACAGGTTTCTTTGCGAGTATGTCTTCCCTTATTCCATTGATCCTTTGCTTTTCGTTAAAAAATCCAATGATTGGTTCTCTTCTACGAATATTGATAAAGCCATCTGGAGGTTCCTTTGTCGGGCTATCATTATTCTCCTGGGTATCATCTTCTTCCTCAATACTATCATACCGCTTTAATTCTCCCCCAGACGCATTATATAGTCTCTTGCGGCGTGGGAACAGTACTTTTAGCTGTCTTTCAGATTGCTCCCTCTTTAATGCTCTGTCATAAATACCTCGCAATCTTTCAAGTTCACTCTCTGTAATGAATGGTTGCGAAGTAATATGTTCGCTACCCCTTCTAGAGCTGGGGTTTTTGTTCGAGAAGACCGTGCTTGATATGCTGGTTCTACCAACACCAAGCTTTGATCTTTCACTAAGAGCTCGAAATATTTTGCCGTATATTGCACATAACACGAAAAATGGAATAAAGTAGATTAAGACGGCATTAGCAAACATCAACCAGGCACTCTGCTTGA carries:
- the LOC139961958 gene encoding uncharacterized protein, whose product is MEGERNESGHMQYIFRSCNDTFSTRIDCAYLPAVNNSSSPLCAIKSTFIVTLSVFTVFSNAVLLHLIRSNKTLQTTGNLYIVSLAVSDLLVGLLVILPNVYDVCVVNSPWGSLHWSHGMWVTADFYFTSESILHYVLFNLNRFWSINAPFKYLRKRSRRKTIMHIAATWGIGIVTIISPAITWNLGFKNLLVPSKTVFVEFKQSAWLMFANAVLIYFIPFFVLCAIYGKIFRALSERSKLGVGRTSISSTVFSNKNPSSRRGSEHITSQPFITESELERLRGIYDRALKREQSERQLKVLFPRRKRLYNASGGELKRYDSIEEEDDTQENNDSPTKEPPDGFINIRRREPIIGFFNEKQRINGIREDILAKKPVNCDDRHEKMCNGFGQPSNGLNNDTKRLYNLIENEGDVRINSCQCRPLTKNDTCVEVLNSRSTPDTTIQSPCLSEICSNEKPRRLRMAKVEQMKKFGGIVCPSCSQMFTRVGLIHDSDLQGEDNSLDISADVKSYKNERSTSFSISEESNGEVKSHLLPKSNLKDDLNQILNNKCVPCVDIPLPKGDSALRRVSLENGREKPTESVLNNFPDRSRRFSHPAILTSMEPTQHRNSIGDITTRVRQSFQNSFSAISGKSSRALNVIKQQEKAAKQLGITLSCLFVCWTPYFLQVLIYSISPQSAHKSLMTISVYLGYSHSLCNPILIIIFNLKIQRAFTKSMRYFPKQKTKGLFASQPSAL